The window TTATGAAAGGACCAGATTCCTTTTCAAAATGAGTCACAATAGGCATAATCGATATATCTTTTGATTTATTTTCCATGAATTTTCCAGTCGGGATGATTTTAGGTTTTTTTGCTTTTTTAATTGCAGAAATCATAGTTTGGTGGATTTGTTCTTCTGAACTTCCTATAGCCTGGGCAAATCGTTTCCTAGTACCTACTAAATTAGAAATTAGATGAAAATTACTTTCAGCGATGTTTTCAAACAAGACAGCGCTGGAACCATCTATTTTTGCAGTAATTCCTGCAATTTCATATTTTGTAGAAACTCGTTTTTTAACGGTTTTAAGTTCACCGCTCTTTTTTATCAATGATATATAATTTCGTAAATCAGTCAATTCTGAATCATATCCATAATTTCTGTCATTATAGCTTTTGCTGTATCTACATCTAATTCTTTTTGGATAAATGATGAGACAACAGCAATACCTTTCATTCTAGTACTGATTCTTTCAGCAGTCAATTTTAAAAATAAGGATTCAGTTCTAGATGGGATTATAGTTGTAGTAATTGGACTAGGACCGGTAGCTAAAGAAACCACCATTGAACCAAGCTTGCAAGAACCTTCAGTTATAGAAACAAAATATCCATTTTCAAATTTTAAAATATGTAAAGAAAAGTTACGACTCTCCAAACTGATGGTTTTCTGTGAAAACCCATTTGGAGAGCTCAATGAGCTATGAACAAATCTTATGCTTTTATTGCTATTGATTCAGTTTCA is drawn from Candidatus Nitrosarchaeum limnium SFB1 and contains these coding sequences:
- a CDS encoding hypothetical protein (hypothetical protein Nmar_1598); its protein translation is MVVSLATGPSPITTTIIPSRTESLFLKLTAERISTRMKGIAVVSSFIQKELDVDTAKAIMTEIMDMIQN